CTGGCGACACTGGAGCTACTGGAGCTACGGGTGGAACGGGACCTACTGGAGCTACCGGTGACACTGGCGCTACGGGTGCAACTGGATCTACTGGCGACACTGGAGTTACTGGAGCTACGGGTGGAACGGGACCTACTGGAACTACCGGTGATACTGGCGCTACGGGTGCGACTGGATCTACCGGCGACACTGGCGCTACCGGAGCTACGGGTGGAACGGGACCTACTGGAGCTACAGGTGACACTGGTGCTACGGGATCTACTGGCGACACTGGACCTACTGGAGCTGCGGGTGGAACGGGACCTACTGGAACTACCGGTGATACTGGCGCTACGGGTGCGACTGGAACTACCGGTGATACTGGCGCTACGGGTGCGACTGGATCTACCGGCGACACTGGCGCTACCGGAGCTACGGGTGGAACGGGACCTACTGGAGCTACAGGTGACACTGGTGCTACGGGATCTACTGGCGACACTGGACCTACTGGAGCTGCGGGTGGAACGGGACCTACTGGAACTACCGGTGATACTGGCGCTACGGGTGCGACTGGATCTACCGGCGACACTGGCGCTACCGGAGCTACGGGTGTAATTGGACCTACTGGAGGTACCGGTGACACTGGCGCTACGGGTGGAACTGGACCTACTGGTGGAACCGGGCCAACTGGACCTGCTGGAGCTACAGGTGGCACTGGAGCTACTGGAGGAACTGGGACTACTGGATCTGCCGGTGCTACTGGTGGAACCGGACCTACTGGACCTGCTGGAGTTACGGGTGTTACTGGAGCTACTGGACCTACTGGCGGAACTGGGACTACTGGGCCTACTGGCGCTACGGGTGGCACTGGGGCTACTGGACCTACCGGCGCTACGGGTGGCACTGGGGCTACCGGAGCTACTGGGGCTACTGGTGGTGGCTCGGCATTCATTGAAACTCTGAAGATAGGGGACATAAATGCATTAATTCCCTATAACGCTAGTGGTGGAAACAACCAAGCTATTGGAGCCCTAGCTTTTAATGGACAACAATCAACTATAAGTAGACTTGCAGCTTACGTTACTCAATTAGGCTCTAACACAGGAACTTTTCAAATGGCTGTTCTACTACCAGTAAGTCAAACACAAGCTACAGTTATTGCAGTGACTACTGTAGCAACCTCTTTAACATCAGGTCTATTCATCTTACCTCTAACAGCAACTGTTACGCTTTCTGGCAATATTGTTTATTATCTTGCTGCATACAACCAAATTAACGGCTCATCTTTAGGTGGTCGAAGTACTGGATCAGGAACAGTAGGAAATGCCTTCCCAATCAATTTTAGAGTTCAAAACCTTCCTGGATTTACAATCGGTCAGTCTATAAATACAAGTGATGTAAGTATACTTTTATCACCTTACCTCGCTGGGTTGGTCTAGTTAACTAGTTTAATATTCTCATTCTTTATTAGAATTTGGATATCATACAAAAGCATTTAGACAGGAATTGTTAAGAAAAATTTTCTTTCACTCCCTCTTTTCAGACTACCGATAAAGTCGGTAGTCTGATTTTATTTAAAACTTTTGATTAACATTTTAAATCCAAATCCTTAGTTTTAAAAAGTATAGAGTTCTTAGAGATTAATCTATAGATTTTAACTATCAAAACTTTTCAAAGTGAAATTTAAATACAACATATATTACATCCTTTCTAAAAAGTCACGGAAAAAAGCATTTTAAAGGTAAAAGAGGCATTTAACTTATCCCCTTTCTCTTTACTTGAATAAATTATAGACAGAACAACACTTGTTTATCATTTCTAATATACAGGATTGTTCAATAAAATGGGAAAGGAGAAATCAAATGTCACAACCGAATATCCCTAATATTTCGCCTGATATTACTATCACTAGGGATGATGCTATTAACTTGCTCTTAGCTTCCATTGCGATGGAAGAATTGGGACTAGCGCATATCATTAATGCAGAAGGGGAAAAACTTCAATATGCACTCGGTACGATACCCGGCTTAACCACAGCAGCTTCGTTAGAGGATATATTACAAGTGAATAACAGCGTGCAGGATACCCTCGAATTGGCGATGAAAAAGGAACTATTATTAGACAGCAAATTGAAACAAGTGACTCAAATCACCTCTGCTACTGGAACTACAGGTCCTACGGGAGCTACCGGGGGAACTGGAGCTACTGGAGCTACTGGAGCTACTGGAGCTACTGGAGCTACCGGGGGAACTGGGGTCACTGGACCTTCTGGCGCTACTGGAGCTACTGGAGCTACCGGGGGAACTGGGGTCACTGGACCTTCTGGCGCTACCGGGAACAATGGTGCTACGGGGGTAACTGGGCCTACTGGCAACACTGGAAATACTGGAGCTACCGGAGGAACTGGAAATACTGGGGTCACTGGACCTTCTGGCGCTACCGGCAACACTGGAGCTACTGGACTTATGGGTGCAACTGGAAATACTGGTGACACTGGGGCTACTGGAGCTACCGGTGGAACTGGGGTCACTGGACCTTCTGGAGCTACGGGTGGAACTGGACCTACTGGCAACACTGGAGCTACTGGACTTATGGGTGCAACTGGAAATACTGGCGACACTGGGGCTACTGGAGCTACCGGTGGAACTGGGGTCACTGGACCTTCTGGCGCTACCGGCAACACTGGTGCTACGGGTGGAACTGGGCCTACTGGCAACACTGGAAATACTGGAGCTACGGGTGGAACTGGACCTACTGGCAACACTGGAGCTACTGGACTTATGGGTGCAACTGGAAATACTGGCGACACTGGGGCTACTGGAGCTACCGGTGGAACTGGGGTCACTGGACCTTCTGGAGCTACGGGTGGAACTGGACCTACTGGTGACACTGGTACTACAGGAGCTACGGGTGCTACTGGAGCTACCGGGGCAACTGGAAATACTGGGGTCACTGGACCTTCTGGCGCTACCGGCGAAACTGGTGCTACGGGTGGAACTGGGCCTACTGGCAACACTGGAAATACTGGAGCTACCGGGGGAACTGGGCCTACTGGACCTTCTGGCGCTACCGGCAACACTGGAGCTACTGGTGGCACTGGAGCTACGGGTGCAACTGGGCCTACTGGTGACACTGGAAATACTGGAGCTACGGGGGATACTGGTGCTACCGGCGACACTGGGGCTACGGGTGCAACTGGGCCTACTGGTGATACTGGATCTACCGGATCTACCGGTGCTACGGGTGTAACTGGAGCTACTGGGGCTACTGGAAATATCGGCGCTACGGGTGTAACTGGGGCTACAGGTGCTACTGGTGACACTGGTGCTACGGGTGCTACTGGCGCTACTGGTGCTACTGGTGACACTGGTGCTACGGGTGCTACTGGCGCTACTGGTGACACTGGTGCTACGGGTGCTACGGGTGCTACGGGTGACACTGGTGCTACGGGTGCTACTGGGCCTACTGGCGACACTGGACTTACGGGTGCAACCGGAACTACTGGCAACACTGGAACTACAGGAGCTACCGGTGACACTGGGGCTACAGGGGCAACTGGAGCTACAGGGGCAACTGGGCAGGGCTTATCAGCGTATAGTTATATTTTCAATACAGGTGCTCAAGTAGTGCCATTAGAAACGGATATAACTTTTGATAGTAACGGAAATTTAACGAATATTACACATACACCTAATACAGCACAAGTCATTTTAGGTAGTGCTGGCGATTATGCAGTGTTCTTCACAGTAGCAGGAGTAGAACCAAACCAATTTACTCTTTATCAGAATGGTGCCCCTGTTGGTGGAAGTGTATATGGCTCTGGAGCTGGTACTCAACCTAATCCAGGTATGATAATAATCACAGCTAGCGCGGGGGATATTTTAACTTTAAGAAATCATTCTAGTGCAGCTGCCGTTACTTTACAAACATTAGCTGGTGGAACTCAAACTAATGCGAATGCTTCTATTCTTATTCTAAAATTAAATTAGAATAATTAAGAAGACCGAACATCTAATAAATCATATTGAATTCATATACGCAGAAAAATAGCCCATGGAGTTATTAATTCCATGGGCTATTCCTCTGGATACACATATTAAAATTAAATGAAAAAGAGAGTGTAGAGTGCCTGACAGCTACTCTAAAACTCTCTGTTCAAATTCAGTACACTCAGATTAACTTCTGAGCTCCTTGTTGAATGCTCATCCTATACCGTACAATTCATTCTTTATTATTTTTCTCATAGTTTTGAAAGAATTCTTCATTAGATTTCACTTTAGCATCATTTGGTCGATAAGTTTTAGCTTTATTATTATGTTCTATTGCTTTTTTTATATCTCCTATTTCCCAATAACATACACATAGCTGAAGATTTGGATACCATGTTGCAAAGGCCTCTTGTTTAAATCCTTGATGGTCCTCCTCTTCTATTTCAATTGCTAAGCGGTACCATGTTAATGCTTTTCTAAAATTCCTTTTATTTTTATATATGTCCCCTAGTCGACAAGAAACTTCTGGACGTGGAACATCATAAAAAATAGACATAACGAGCGATTGTTTTTCTAATTCTGTATTCCCAAGATTTCTATAACACTCCGCCATGTTGATACAAGCCCGAATTTCATCCTCAACCCAGCCCTTTTTAGTAGCTAAAAACTTTTGATAATAAAAGGATGATTTTTGATACTGGGCATGATCTTTTAATTCATTTGCATAATAAAATAAATCCCTTGGTGTGAATTCTTCTCCTTTTTCCAAACGATTTTCATAGATTTTAAGGTTTCGATCACTTTGAATAGAAAGATTACTTTTGTCGTTTTTCCGATGAGTTATAGCTATATCTGTAGTGATGATATTACCACCAACCTCTAAATATTCATGTACAGGACCTATCCATTGAAAGTTATTGACTCTTTTTACTAAACGGTTTCTTCTAAAACTAAAGGTTGGGTTGCCATACTCGTCAAAAGCAGTATGATAGATCATGGAAAACGCATCCACTGAAATATCTAGATTATTTTTTAACGTTTTAAATTTCTGCAGTTCCTCTTTAAGCAATATATCGTCTGCATCTAGCCATAAAATATAATCCATCGTTGCATGACTAAAAGCAAAATTTCTTGCAGCTGAAAAATTATTAATCCATGGAAAATCGATTACCTTGTCTGTAAATTTCTTTGCTATTTCCTTTGTGTTATCCGTCGAACCTGTATCCACAATAATTATTTCATCACAAATTGCCTTTACACTATTTAAACATTGATGTAATACTTCTTCTTCATTTTTCACAATCATACAAAGAGTTATTGTACTTATGATTCATCACCATCCATTTAGAAAATTATAATAATATATGTTAATTCCATGTATTTGTGAACTTTGGTGATCAGAACCTGGCTTACTTCAAATGTCTCCTTAATGTATATCTATAAAGTACCAACAAACACAATCCCTTTCTTAGTACCTCGAATAGACTAAAAATAGAACAACCAAAGAATTTCACATAATACTTGGTTGTTCAAAAAAATTTAGAAAGAGAGATGTTGTATGTCCCAACCAAATATTCCGAATATCACGCCAACGATTACCATTA
The nucleotide sequence above comes from Psychrobacillus glaciei. Encoded proteins:
- a CDS encoding collagen-like protein, translated to MSQPNIPNISPDITITRDDAINLLLASIAMEELGLAHIINAEGEKLQYALGTIPGLTTAASLEDILQVNNSVQDTLELAMKKELLLDSKLKQVTQITSATGTTGPTGATGGTGATGATGATGATGATGGTGVTGPSGATGATGATGGTGVTGPSGATGNNGATGVTGPTGNTGNTGATGGTGNTGVTGPSGATGNTGATGLMGATGNTGDTGATGATGGTGVTGPSGATGGTGPTGNTGATGLMGATGNTGDTGATGATGGTGVTGPSGATGNTGATGGTGPTGNTGNTGATGGTGPTGNTGATGLMGATGNTGDTGATGATGGTGVTGPSGATGGTGPTGDTGTTGATGATGATGATGNTGVTGPSGATGETGATGGTGPTGNTGNTGATGGTGPTGPSGATGNTGATGGTGATGATGPTGDTGNTGATGDTGATGDTGATGATGPTGDTGSTGSTGATGVTGATGATGNIGATGVTGATGATGDTGATGATGATGATGDTGATGATGATGDTGATGATGATGDTGATGATGPTGDTGLTGATGTTGNTGTTGATGDTGATGATGATGATGQGLSAYSYIFNTGAQVVPLETDITFDSNGNLTNITHTPNTAQVILGSAGDYAVFFTVAGVEPNQFTLYQNGAPVGGSVYGSGAGTQPNPGMIIITASAGDILTLRNHSSAAAVTLQTLAGGTQTNANASILILKLN
- a CDS encoding glycosyltransferase — translated: MIVKNEEEVLHQCLNSVKAICDEIIIVDTGSTDNTKEIAKKFTDKVIDFPWINNFSAARNFAFSHATMDYILWLDADDILLKEELQKFKTLKNNLDISVDAFSMIYHTAFDEYGNPTFSFRRNRLVKRVNNFQWIGPVHEYLEVGGNIITTDIAITHRKNDKSNLSIQSDRNLKIYENRLEKGEEFTPRDLFYYANELKDHAQYQKSSFYYQKFLATKKGWVEDEIRACINMAECYRNLGNTELEKQSLVMSIFYDVPRPEVSCRLGDIYKNKRNFRKALTWYRLAIEIEEEDHQGFKQEAFATWYPNLQLCVCYWEIGDIKKAIEHNNKAKTYRPNDAKVKSNEEFFQNYEKNNKE